The following proteins are encoded in a genomic region of Amphiura filiformis chromosome 11, Afil_fr2py, whole genome shotgun sequence:
- the LOC140164842 gene encoding LOW QUALITY PROTEIN: sorcin-like (The sequence of the model RefSeq protein was modified relative to this genomic sequence to represent the inferred CDS: deleted 2 bases in 1 codon) — MSWGGNPPAYNPGYGQAAGYGQQASAPPPTGYGGYGAPPPQQGYGAPPPQQGYGAPPPQQGAYGAPPPGQQPYGNPYGGQQQQGYGYGAPPGGPPGGGDPSLWHWFQAVEADNSGQITAEELQNALVNGNWSPFNKETCRLMIGMFDKDKSGTINFQEFAALWKYIQDWKQCFDRFDTDRSGNIDANELHNAFRTFGYNLSMAFCHLIVQKFNRVDRMRINFDDFIQCCVMLKSLTGAFKQKDTSQTGSIRIHYEEFLEMVLENAHY, encoded by the exons GGCCAAGCCGCTGGGTATGGCCAACAAGCATCTGCACCACCCCCAACTGGGTATGGAGGGTACGGCGCACCCCCTCCACAGCAAGGGTATGGAGCACCCCCACCTCAGCAAGGATACGGAGCACCCCCACCCCAGCAAGGTGCTTATGGGGCACCACCCCCAGGTCAGCAGCCCTATGGCAATCCCTATGGAGGTCAACAGCAGCAGGGTTATGGCTATGGTGCCCCA CCAGGAGGACCTCCTGGAGGGGGAGATCCATCTTTATGGCACTGGTTTCAG GCAGTTGAAGCCGATAATAGTGGTCAAATAACAGCAGAGGAGCTACAGAATGCACTAGTGAATGGAAACTGGTCACCTTTCAACAAAGAGACGTGTAGACTTATGATTGGCATGTTTGATAAAGACAA AAGTGGTACAATAAATTTCCAGGAGTTTGCTGCACTGTGGAAGTACATCCAGGATTGGAAGCAATGCTTCGATAG GTTTGATACCGATAGGTCGGGTAATATAGATGCCAATGAACTGCATAATGCTTTTAGAACGTTTGGTTATAATCT aTCCATGGCATTCTGTCATCTTATAGTGCAAAAGTTCAACCGAGTAGACAGGATGCGCATCAACTTTGATGATTTTATCCAGTGCTGCGTCATGTTGAAATCATTAACAGGAGCCTTCAAGCAGAAGGACACATCACAAACTGGCTCCATAAGAATACATTATGAAGAG